From a single Pseudomonadota bacterium genomic region:
- a CDS encoding cytochrome oxidase subunit III, producing MWAFLGSDCMFFGALILTYLVYHHRHTEGPFPYETFNVVVTSLSTFDLLASSLFMVLTLAAIQRNDIKWFRIWCGLTVLLGLIFLGFQAYEFTEFVHEKGLTLSKNLFGSTFYLLTGTHGTHVAIGVLWLASLLIYSFNGKFDAKRALDVEIAGLYWHFVDIVWIVIFTVVYLLEILQNAGVPKA from the coding sequence ATGTGGGCCTTTCTCGGGTCTGACTGCATGTTCTTCGGGGCTCTCATTCTCACGTATCTCGTGTACCACCACCGGCACACCGAGGGGCCCTTCCCGTACGAGACCTTCAACGTGGTGGTGACTTCGCTCAGCACCTTCGACCTGCTGGCCAGCTCGCTGTTCATGGTGCTCACCCTGGCTGCAATCCAGCGCAACGACATCAAGTGGTTCCGCATCTGGTGCGGCCTGACGGTGCTCTTGGGGCTCATCTTCCTGGGCTTCCAGGCCTACGAGTTCACCGAGTTCGTGCACGAGAAGGGGCTGACGCTCTCGAAGAACCTCTTCGGCAGCACCTTCTACCTGCTGACCGGCACGCACGGCACCCACGTGGCCATCGGCGTGCTGTGGCTTGCGTCGCTGCTCATCTACTCGTTCAACGGCAAGTTCGACGCCAAGCGCGCCCTGGACGTCGAGATCGCGGGATTGTACTGGCACTTCGTGGACATCGTGTGGATCGTCATCTTCACGGTGGTCTACCTGCTCGAGATCCTCCAGAACGCGGGGGTGCCGAAGGCATGA